The Nocardia sp. NBC_01503 sequence TCTACAAGGAGCTGGGTATCGCCTCCGGCGCCAGCCAGGACGAGATCAAGAAGGCGTACCGCAAACTCGCCCGTGATCTGCATCCGGATAAGAATCCGGGTGACGCCAAGGCCGAGGAGCGCTTCAAGCTCGTCAGCGAGGCGCATGCTGTGCTGTCCGATCCGGAGAAGCGCAAGGAGTACGACGAGGCGCGAAAGCTCTTCGCGGGCGGCGGTTTCGGCCGCGGCGGCTTCACCCCCGGCGCCGGCTACGGCCAGCCCGGCGGTGGCTTCTCCGGTGACTTCAACCTGGGCGATATCTTCGGCGGGCAGCAGGCGGGCGCCGGTGACGGCGGCCTCGGTGACCTGCTCGGCGGATTGTTCAACCGGGGCGGCACCCGCACCTCCTCGCGGCCGCGGCGCGGCAGCGATGTGGAGACCGAGACGACCCTGGGCTTCCGCGAGGCCGCCCAGGGCGTGACGGTGCCACTGCGGATGACCAGCCCGGCCGCCTGCACCACCTGCCACGGCAGCGGCGCCAAGCCTGGCACCTCACCGCGAGTCTGCCCGCACTGCAATGGTTCCGGCGTGGTCAGCCGGAATCAGGGCGCGTTCGGATTCAGTGAGCCGTGCGAGGACTGCCGGGGCACCGGGTCGATCATCGACGACCCGTGCGTCGACTGCCACGGCTCCGGTATTCAGAATCGGACCCGCACCATCACCGTACGTATCCCCCCGGGGGTGCGCGATGGTCAGCGAATCCGGTTGGCGGGGCAGGGTGAAGCGGGTCTGCGGGGCGCACCGCCCGGCGATCTGTTCGTCACCGTGCACGTCAGCCAGGACAAGGTCTTCGGCCGCAATGGTGATGATCTGACCCTGGTGCTCCCGGTGAGTTACAGCGAGCTGGTTTTGGGTACAACGGTTTCCGTGCCGACACTGGAGGGACGCGTAGGCGTCAAGGTGCCCCCGGGTACCGCCGACGGCCGGACCCTGCGGGTGCGCGGGCGCGGTGTTCCCAAGCGCGACGGCGGCGCGGGCGATCTGCTCGTCACCGTCAAGGTCGCGATCCCGCAGAAGCTGGACGACAATGCCGCCGAAGCGCTGCGGCGCTATGCGGAGGCGGAGAAGACCAGTGGCTTCGATCCGCGTGCTGGATGGGCAGGTGCGTGATGAGTTCCGATCCGAAGAAAGCCGCCGAGGCACAGTACTTCCTGATCTCGGTGGCGGCGCAGCTGGCGGGCATGCATGCCCAGACGCTGCGCACCTATGACCGGCTGGGTCTGGTTTCGCCGCAACGTACTTCGGGCGGCGGGCGACGCTACTCGGACCGGGATGTGCAGCTGCTGCGCGAGGTGCAGCGTCTGTCCCAGGACGAGGGCGTCAATCTGGCGGGCATCAAACGGATCATCGAACTCACCAATCAGGTCGAGGAGCTACAGCAGCGGGTATCCGAGCTGAGCAATGAGGTGGATCGGCTGCGGGCGGGGTACCGCCCGGATCTGACTCCGCCGCAGCGCAGTACGGCGCTCGTGGTCTGGCAGCCTAGGCACCGCCGCACCTGATCGGTACGGAGGGATTTACCGGGGACTAAGTCCCCGGACCCTGAAAAGGGTTGAAAGCAGCGCTCCGGTTTCCGGGGCGCTGTTTTCGCTGTTGCAGGCTATGTGCTGAGTTTCTTTGTGCGAAGCAATGATTTATCCGTTAGGTTGATCATGAATTTCATACAGACCGCTCGGTTGAATTATTTGCTGATTGAGAGCTTTGTCCTTATCTGGCAAAGGGATTCACACCCTGTCAGAGTTGCGGCGGGGTCGCTCGATATCTGAAGGTTGCAAAACGAATCCCCCAAGATCGACGGGATCGGACTGGTCTTGCTCGGCGTTTCCCAGTTGAACAGTCTGTTTTCCGGTGTGATTGCTTGCCGTGCGCTCGTTTTTGGGGAATTACAGGCGTGTTGTTGAAACGTCCCGTTCCGTTGCTGGCAAACCTCGCCTATAGTTGCTCAGCAACGGCCGCTGTCGAGTGTCCCGCAGCACTGCACTCGCCGATCTGCCTGTGTTCGAGTGCGAAATGGGGTTGTGACACAAATGGATTCGCGGACCGTCGCATTGATTAGAACGACGTTCAAGTCGGTAGCTGCAGAAGACGGTGGCTCTGAGAAACTGGCTCGTTCCTTCTACGCCATCCTCTTCACCGAGTACCCGCAGGTTCGCGATTTCTTCCCCGCCGCCCTGGACGCCCAGCGCGACCGGTTGGTCAAAGCCATTGCGTACGTGGTCGATCGGCTCGAAGAACCGGAGAAGCTGCTGCCCTTCCTGGCCCAACTCGGCCGCGATCACCGCAAGTACGGTGTCGTCGCCGAACACTATGCGGCCGTGGGCAAATCACTCCGGTCCGCACTCGAGGCCTATGCGGGCACCGAAATCTGGACCGACGAGATCGGCCGCGCCTGGGATGAGGGCCTGGACCTCATCGCGAGCACCATGATGGAGGCCGCCGACCGGGAGAGCACCCCGCCGGTCTGGACCGGCACCGTCATCGAACACCGTGAGGTACTGCGCAATCTCGCCATCGTTCGGCTCAAGCTGGATCAACCCATCCAGTACGCGGCGGGGCAGTACATGAGCGTGCAGATCCCCTCCCGCCCGCGCATGTGGCGGTACCTGTCCCCGGCCATCCCCGCCAATCCGAGCGGTGAGATCGAATTCCATATCCGCGGTGTCACCGGCGGCTGGGTGAGCCCGGCCATGGTGGGGCACACCAAGGTCGGCGAACAGTGGTTGATCGGCTCACCGCTCGGCGGGCTCGGCGTGCCTCGCAATACCCGGCGCAAACTGCTCATGGTCGGCTGCGGCACCGGTATCGCCCCGCTGCGCGCTCAACTCATGGCCATGACCCAGCGCCGCTCCAACCCGAAGGTCGATCTCTTCGTCGGCGGCCACTACCCCTGTGACCTCTACGATTTGGAGATCCTCAGCCAACTCGCACTGGCCAACAAATGGCTCACCATCACCCCGGTCACCGAGAGTGATGAGGATCCGTGGTGGCAACTCTCCAATTCCGGTGAGCCCCGGGAACATCCGGGCCTGCAACCGCGACTGGTCGGCCAAATCGGCAAGGTGGTAGCGGGTTTCGGCTCCTGGGACGATCGCGATGTGCAGATCGTCGGCTCACCCTCGATGGTGCAGACCACCAAGTTCCGCCTGATGGCGGCGGGCATGCCCACCGCGAATATCCGGCACGATCCGCTCTTCTGAGCGGATTCCACAGACCCCCGCGCCGCTGCCTGTCGCTCGGCAGCGGTGCGGGGCACCAAACGATCTACCTCGCCGCGGGCCTAAAAGCCTTCGTAGCGAATGAGTTCCGGCGGAGTGCCGGTGGCCACCAGCATCTCGACGGTGGCGTGCACCGTGGCCGCGCCACCGCAGACCAGAATGTGCTGATGGTCCAGCGGGGTGAAGCGGGAGACCACCTCGGCGAGGGTGCCGGTGATCAACTCCTCCGGCTGGAAGCCGATATCCACCCGACAGGATTCGTACCAGTCGTCGATCCAGTCCGGATCGTCCTCGTCCAGCACCACGGGAATGATTGTCAGCCAGGGCATTTCATTGCCGAGCAGGGCCAGCATATCCGAGGCGTAGAGATCGCGGGGGTAGCGGCCGCCGACGAACAGGTGGGTGCGCGGCGGCTGCTCGCGACGCGAGAGGTCGAGCAGCAGAGCGCGTAGCGGGGCCAGGCCGATACCGTCGGCGATCATCACCACCTCGGTCGCGGCCTCGTCCACCGCCAGCCAGCCCGCCGGATTGCGGACCTTCCACTCGTCGCCGGTGCGGGTGTCGGCCACCATGGAGCCGCTACACCAGCCGCCGGGCACGGTCCGAATATGGAACTCCAGCTTGCCGTCCAGCGACGGCGGCAGCGCGGGGTACAAACGCCGCACCATATTCGGATGCTGCGGGGTCCGCACCTCCACCGACTGGCCGGGCGCGAACGGCACGAACTCGCCGATCAACCGCACCACGGTGAGGTCCTCGCGCAGCCGGTGCGCCCCGACCACCGTGGCGGGCCATTCGTTCGGCTCGCCGATCCGAATCGGTCCGGTCTGATCGGGGTCCTGCGTCACCGCACCCTCCTGCTCATCGAAAAACGTTGTTCAACAACACTACTCACGCCCAGTCCGGTCATCCCGGCGCGCTTCTTGGCCGGGATCCTCGGTCAGTGGATCCCGGCCGAAAACATGCCGGGATGACTGGGTGATGGAGCCGGGGAGGGGTTCGTGACGGCGGTGCTCATACCGGGTCCGAGTTTATGGCCGACTCCGGGGTGCCGACCGCGAGCAGTGCGCGCCTGGTGTCCGCGATCATCCGCGCCGATCCGGCGATCTGGATCTGCCGGTCCGCCCACGCGCCGAAGCTGGCCACCACCGCGCCCAGATTACCGATCAACCGCCGATGCATACCGAACGGCGGATCGGCGGGCGGATACGGATGCCACCACGGATTGGTTTCGTTCTCGCACACCGGAATAACGGTCAACCACGGATTACTCTGCGACAGCTGCCACATGTTCTCCACGTCGTACAGATCGCACGGGTACCGTCCGCCCATGAACAGGTGCACGCGCGGATTGATACCGCGCCGCCCCATCTCGATCAGCTGCGCGCGAATCGGCGCGATACCGGTGCCGGAGCTGATCATGAGCACATCGCGCCGACTCTGCAGATCCACGTGCAACCCGCCCAGCGGGGACGCGATCATCCAGCGGTCGCCGACCTTGGTCTCATTGATGATGGCCGGGCTCACCCAGCCGGTGCGCACCTTGCGGACATGGAACTCGATCTCTCCGTACTGATTCGCGGGAATCGCGGGCGAGAGATACCGCCACATCTTCGGGCGCTGCGGAATCGCCACCGGCACATACTGGCCGGCCTGATACGGAATCGGGGTATCGGATTGCAGTCGCACGATCGCCAGATCGTCGACCACTCGCCGGTGCCCGACCACGGTCGCCTCCCAATACGGTTGTGACGTATCGGAATTCGCGCCGATGGCCATGGAGGCCGAGATCAGGATGGTGATGTCCTGCCATCCCGCCTCCAGCTGCCGACTCCAATTCCCGACCCCGTTATAGGAGCGGAACGCCGCCAGCAGCGCACGACCGGCAATGTCGTAGTGCGCCGCCTCTACCCCGTATTTACGGTGGTCGCGCGCGAGCTGCTCCAGGAATCGCTGCGCCCGGTCCCAATCCTCCAGATTGTCGAGTACGAACTGCACGGCCGTGACCAGCCGCTTGGGCTGCATATCCATGGCCGAGGGGAAGAGCTCCCGCAGGGCGGGGATCTCCGCGAATAGATGTCCGTAGAACGCGCTGATCAGTCGTTCCGGCCCGTGCGGGGCTTCGACGACTGTCCGGAAGTTTGCGCGGACCAGCGCTGCTGAACGCGCATCCACGACGTCGAGCTTTCCTTTCCTTGCTACTACCCCGGACTCGCCTGGTTCCAGGCGGTCCTCCGGGTCAAGTATCCCTGAAAAAACGGTGGTCGCACGGATATAGCCGGAGCCGGTGGATTTGCGGTACCGGGGGTTCAGATAACCAGCACGGTCTTGCCTCGTGCGCCGGACGCGCCGATTACATCCGCGGCAGCCTCGAGGGGTGGGGTGTTGTCGATCGGGACCACCAGATCGCCATTGCCGACATCGCGCAGCAGTTCCCGCAATTCCGGTGCGCCGCCGGTGGATTCGAAGTTTCCGCCGCCGATGCCGCGTGCCTTCAGGGCCTCCTCGTCGGCGGCCCAGGTGGTGGTGTACGCCGCGCCTCCGGCCTTGACCACGCCGGCATTGTCGGCGAACGCCGGCGGTGCGCTGACCAGATCGAAGAGCACATCGACTCCGGCGGGCAGGGTGATGCGCACCGAATCGGCGACCGTCAGCGGTGAGCTCTCGGCATGGGTGGGGGAGTCGGTGACGGTGATCCGCCCGTAGTTGACCACCTCGGAGGCGCCCAGCCGGATCATCCGATCGGTGTCGTCGGGCCGGGCGGTGGCGATCACATGCGCGCCGGCCAATGCGGCGAGCTGTACGAGGTAGGAGCCGACGCCGCCGGACGCGCCCACGATCAGCACGCTCTGACCCGCGCCCACCTTGGCCGCGTGGATGAGATCCAGTGCGGTGATGCCCGCGGTGGGCAGTGCGGCGGCCTGGATCGAGGTCACCTCGTCCGGAATCCGGGCGATGATCGAGGTCGCGGGCACCACGATGAATTCGGCGAAGGTGCCGTGCCCGAGCGGCGGATTGAGGAATTTGCCGACCACGCGTTCGCCGTACTCCACATCGGTGACATCGGTTCCGATGCCGACGACCCGCCCGGCCCCGTCCACGCCCGGAATGAGCGGAAAGTCGTGTGGCAGCTTGCCGTCCAGGAAGCCGTCGATAATGCGCTGGTCGAAGGGGTTGACGCCCGCGGCCTCGAGCTCGATCTTCAGCATGCCGGGTCCGGTCTCGGGGGTGGGCATATCGGCCGCTTCGGGTTTGCCCCCGAATTCTCGAACCACGATCGCGCGCATTGCTGCTCCATTCGTCCGGGATGTCCGAGCTAGGGATGAGCGGGTGATGCGTCAACGAACCCGCCTCATCGTAGGCGGAAAGGCCTCGAAACCGGTGTCATTCAGGCCATTCGGTTTTGTTGATGGCGAGTAGCCTTACCAAGGACCTTCGGCACTGGTGGTCGCGCCGGAAATTCGTCAGACTTGAGTGGAACAGACTCAACTCTTGTCGCGTTGGATCGTGTAAGCGACTAGTAGGAAGGTGAACGTGGACTCGTTCAATCCCACCACCAAGACCCAGGCGGCCCTGACCGCCGCACTCCAGGCGGCCTCCGCCGCGGGAAATCCGGAGATCCGTCCGGCGCACTTGCTGGTGGCGTTGCTGGATCAGACCGACGGCATCGCCGCACCCCTGTTGAAGGCCGTCGCAACCGATCCCGCGACGGTTCGACGCGAGGCGCAGGACATGGTCGACCGACTGCCCCGCGCCACCGGAGCGACCACCCAGCCGCAACTCGGACGGGAGGCGCTCGCCGCCATCACCGCATCCCAGCGACTGGCCACCGAAATGGGGGACGAATACGTCTCCACCGAGCACCTCATGGTCGGTTTGGCCGCCGGGGACTCCGATGTCTCGCAGCTGCTGCTCAAATACGGCGCGACCGCCGATGCGCTGCGTGAGGCGTTCACCGCCGTGCGCGGCAACACCCGGGTCACCAACCCCGATCCCGAGGGCAGCTACCAGGCATTGGAGAAGTACTCCACCGACCTGACCGCCGCCGCCCGCGACGGCAAACTGGACCCGGTTATCGGGCGCGACACCGAGATTCGGCGCGTGGTGCAGGTGCTGTCCCGGCGCACCAAGAACAATCCGGTGCTCATCGGCGAACCCGGCGTCGGCAAGACCGCCATCGTCGAGGGCCTGGCCCAGCGCATTATCGAAGGTGATGTCCCGGAGTCGTTGCGCGGCAAGAAACTTGTCTCGCTCGACCTCGGCGCCATGGTCGCGGGCGCCAAGTACCGCGGCGAATTCGAGGAGCGGCTCAAAGCCGTCCTGGAAGAGATCAAATCCAGTGCGGGACAGATCATCACCTTCATCGACGAACTGCACACCATCGTCGGCGCGGGCGCGACCGGTGAATCCGCCATGGATGCCGGGAACATGATCAAGCCGATGCTCGCCCGCGGTGAACTGCGTCTGGTCGGCGCGACCACCCTGGACGAATACCGCCAGCACATCGAGAAGGATCCGGCGCTGGAGCGTCGTTTCCAGCAGGTGCTGGTCGGCGAACCCTCCGTCGAGGACACCGTCGGCATTCTGCGCGGGCTCAAGGAGCGCTACGAGAACCACCATCACGTGCGCA is a genomic window containing:
- the dnaJ gene encoding molecular chaperone DnaJ — encoded protein: MNREWLEKDFYKELGIASGASQDEIKKAYRKLARDLHPDKNPGDAKAEERFKLVSEAHAVLSDPEKRKEYDEARKLFAGGGFGRGGFTPGAGYGQPGGGFSGDFNLGDIFGGQQAGAGDGGLGDLLGGLFNRGGTRTSSRPRRGSDVETETTLGFREAAQGVTVPLRMTSPAACTTCHGSGAKPGTSPRVCPHCNGSGVVSRNQGAFGFSEPCEDCRGTGSIIDDPCVDCHGSGIQNRTRTITVRIPPGVRDGQRIRLAGQGEAGLRGAPPGDLFVTVHVSQDKVFGRNGDDLTLVLPVSYSELVLGTTVSVPTLEGRVGVKVPPGTADGRTLRVRGRGVPKRDGGAGDLLVTVKVAIPQKLDDNAAEALRRYAEAEKTSGFDPRAGWAGA
- a CDS encoding heat shock protein transcriptional repressor HspR, coding for MSSDPKKAAEAQYFLISVAAQLAGMHAQTLRTYDRLGLVSPQRTSGGGRRYSDRDVQLLREVQRLSQDEGVNLAGIKRIIELTNQVEELQQRVSELSNEVDRLRAGYRPDLTPPQRSTALVVWQPRHRRT
- a CDS encoding globin domain-containing protein, yielding MDSRTVALIRTTFKSVAAEDGGSEKLARSFYAILFTEYPQVRDFFPAALDAQRDRLVKAIAYVVDRLEEPEKLLPFLAQLGRDHRKYGVVAEHYAAVGKSLRSALEAYAGTEIWTDEIGRAWDEGLDLIASTMMEAADRESTPPVWTGTVIEHREVLRNLAIVRLKLDQPIQYAAGQYMSVQIPSRPRMWRYLSPAIPANPSGEIEFHIRGVTGGWVSPAMVGHTKVGEQWLIGSPLGGLGVPRNTRRKLLMVGCGTGIAPLRAQLMAMTQRRSNPKVDLFVGGHYPCDLYDLEILSQLALANKWLTITPVTESDEDPWWQLSNSGEPREHPGLQPRLVGQIGKVVAGFGSWDDRDVQIVGSPSMVQTTKFRLMAAGMPTANIRHDPLF
- a CDS encoding FAD-binding oxidoreductase, coding for MTQDPDQTGPIRIGEPNEWPATVVGAHRLREDLTVVRLIGEFVPFAPGQSVEVRTPQHPNMVRRLYPALPPSLDGKLEFHIRTVPGGWCSGSMVADTRTGDEWKVRNPAGWLAVDEAATEVVMIADGIGLAPLRALLLDLSRREQPPRTHLFVGGRYPRDLYASDMLALLGNEMPWLTIIPVVLDEDDPDWIDDWYESCRVDIGFQPEELITGTLAEVVSRFTPLDHQHILVCGGAATVHATVEMLVATGTPPELIRYEGF
- a CDS encoding FAD-binding oxidoreductase gives rise to the protein MDARSAALVRANFRTVVEAPHGPERLISAFYGHLFAEIPALRELFPSAMDMQPKRLVTAVQFVLDNLEDWDRAQRFLEQLARDHRKYGVEAAHYDIAGRALLAAFRSYNGVGNWSRQLEAGWQDITILISASMAIGANSDTSQPYWEATVVGHRRVVDDLAIVRLQSDTPIPYQAGQYVPVAIPQRPKMWRYLSPAIPANQYGEIEFHVRKVRTGWVSPAIINETKVGDRWMIASPLGGLHVDLQSRRDVLMISSGTGIAPIRAQLIEMGRRGINPRVHLFMGGRYPCDLYDVENMWQLSQSNPWLTVIPVCENETNPWWHPYPPADPPFGMHRRLIGNLGAVVASFGAWADRQIQIAGSARMIADTRRALLAVGTPESAINSDPV
- a CDS encoding NADP-dependent oxidoreductase; its protein translation is MRAIVVREFGGKPEAADMPTPETGPGMLKIELEAAGVNPFDQRIIDGFLDGKLPHDFPLIPGVDGAGRVVGIGTDVTDVEYGERVVGKFLNPPLGHGTFAEFIVVPATSIIARIPDEVTSIQAAALPTAGITALDLIHAAKVGAGQSVLIVGASGGVGSYLVQLAALAGAHVIATARPDDTDRMIRLGASEVVNYGRITVTDSPTHAESSPLTVADSVRITLPAGVDVLFDLVSAPPAFADNAGVVKAGGAAYTTTWAADEEALKARGIGGGNFESTGGAPELRELLRDVGNGDLVVPIDNTPPLEAAADVIGASGARGKTVLVI